CTGCGCGCTACCGCGCTTGGTGAATAGTGTAGTTCCTTGATTGCTGCCCACACTGCTTCACGGGTATCTTCCGCGACAAAACGGGTCTTATTGATGACGTGTGATACCGTCGTGGTAGAAACGCCGGCACGCTTCGCGACATCTTTGATTGTTGCCATTAAAAAATAACTCCTGCGCCTATCATAACAGGTTGATAAGCCTGATGTTAAACGTTTGCGTCCCCATAGCGTAATTCAGCGTACCTGGCGATTGTCGTTATGCTGGCTGAGGTACGTCTGGCGGGCGGGACGTCTTTATAAAAAGGGACTAACAGCGGCAGTTGACCGCTGTTGCGCAACGCAAAGCGGGGATTCTACCAAGCTGGCGCAAAGAAAACGAGATTTTTACCGACGAGTATGGGAAAATCAATCCCTCATTTTTTTTGTGGTTAATAAGGGAGGGCGGATTGAGCACGGATTTGAAGCTGGCATTATGTACCGCCGCCGCAGCGCTGTCGTTGATTCTTGCGTTCAGCCTCACTGCTGCAACGCATTAGGGAAAAGCCTCAGTAATAAAAAAAGCCTGTCATCAGACAGGCTTTTTTTATTGCGCAACTGCTTAGCGAACGGTTCTGGGCGTCATCACCCGGCGTGCGCCAACATAATGCCGCTGCCAGTAATCATCGCTCAGCTGGCTAATCTGAATATCTTTACCGGTACGCGGTGACTGAATAAAGCGCCCGTTACCGAGATAAACACCAACGTGATCGGCAGCGCCGCGGTTAGTAATGCGGAAAAAGACCAGGTCGCCTTTTTCCAGCGCCCCACGGCTTACCGGAGCAGCATCGCGCAGGTGATACATCTCATTGGCGGTGCGGGGAATCTTAAATTTCAACACGTCTTTATAGGCATACCAGACCAGACCGCTACAGTCGAAGCCGGTATGCGGCGAGGAACCGCCCCAGAGGTAAGGTTTACCCAGCTGATTCATCAGCTTATTCATTGCCGTTTCACGCGCCCGTTGATAACGCTCACGGTGCGCTCTGGTCAATACCAGCGGCCCGTGGGTCGCGTCAGTGAATTCAACTTCATCATGATGCAGTTCACCACGGTGATGTCCATAGCGCAACTTAGCCGTTTTGATACTGCTCATTTTTGCGCTGCCGCTTTTGGCAGCGGTGACAGTAGCCGCGTGGTGACCTACCTTTGTCAGCCTGGCACTGCCGTTTTTCACCGGCTTGCTTTTCTTATTCAGCTTGCTTTTTTCAGCCGTCGTCAGGCGGGATTTTTTGCTGGTGGTTTTTACCGGGCGACGTTTGCGCCGTTCATCTTCACGGGCGCTCTTTTTATCAATTTTATGCTGGCTGGCCTTAACCGGTGCCTGTGGAGAAGCCTGCGCAACGTTAAAAAACAGTTGAGCAAAGGCCAGCATAAAAAGCGCAATCAGTAAACGCATGGCGTAGCTACAATAAAGGCGCGATAAGCGCGCAAAGTTAAACATATTTCTGTCGTAACGACAGACCCCTGAAGGCCAATTCTAATCTAACTTTTTCTGAAAAGGTAAAGCTTTTGCAGTAGATTAAACTTTAATTGCATTAAGATGTAAAAATAAGCGGAAACAGGCGCTTATCCCAACGAAATTATTACCAGTTATTAATTAGTTTCCATTTTAGCGAAGTGACAGCAGCGTCGATTTTCTGTGCAATTTTTATTGGTTTCCCTGCCAGTATTAACCTTACAGAAAATGTCGTTTTCAGTGACCCGTTACAGTCGCTACAATCATCTGACACGAAGCAAGCTATTTAAGGAAGGCAATTATGAGTACTGTTGAAAAAATTCAGCGCCAGATCGCAGAAAACCCGATCCTGCTGTACATGAAAGGTTCGCCAAAGCTGCCAAGCTGTGGTTTTTCTGCTCAGACGGTTCAGGCTCTCTCTGCCTGTGGCGAACGCTTCGCCTATGTGGATATCCTGCAAAATCCTGATATTCGCGCAGAGCTGCCGAAATATGCTAACTGGCCGACCTTCCCTCAGCTGTGGGTAGACGGCGAGCTGGTTGGCGGTTGTGATATCGTCATTGAGATGTTTCAGCGCGGCGAACTGCAAACGCTGATTAAAGAAACCGCCGAGAAGTATAAAGAAGCAGAATAAGCTTCAGCGCAGCATAATTAGCAAGGGGCACCCGGAGTGGTGCCCTTTTTTATTGCCTGATACGAACTATTTTTCCGCCGTCAGCATATTCTCGACAGACATGTCTTCTTCTACCGGCAGCGGTGGCCAGCCGCCCAGCCGTTTCCAGCGGTTTACCAGTTCGCAAAAAAGCTCGGTGGTGCGCTCGGTATCATACAGCGCGGAGTGCGCCTGGCTGGCGTCAAAGGCGATACCGGCTGCCTTGCAGGCTTTTGCCAACACCGTCTGACCAACCACCAGGCCGCTAAGCGCAGCGGTATCAAAGGTGGCAAACGGATGAAAAGGGTTACGCTTCAGGCCAACGCGCTCGGCGGCCGCCATCATAAAGCTGTGATCGAAATTGGCATTATGGGCCACCATAATGGCGCGATTGCAGCCGCAATCTTTCAGGCCTTTACGAACCTGCTTGAATATTTCGTGCAGCGCATCATATTCACTGACGGCACCGCGCAGCGGGTTATGGGGATCGATGCCGTTGAACGCCAGCGCTTCGGGTTGTAAAACCGCGCCTTCAAAAGGCTCGACGTGAAAATGCAGCGTCTGGTCACGCTGTAGCCAGCCGTCGGCATCCATCTTCAGCGTGATAGCGGCGATTTCCAGCAGCGCATCGGTTTTAGCATTAAACCCGGCGGTTTCCACATCAATAACTACCGGATAAAATCCGCGAAAGCGGTCAGATAACGCATTCAGTTGTTTCGATTCAGACATCAGCATCTCATTGGCGAAAAATTGCAGCGCGTATTATGGCAAATTTCGCCGCAGCTTGCAGCAGCCGGAAAAAGAAGGGCGTCCGCAGACGCCCTGAAAACTTACTGGCCGAGCCCCTGTCCCGCCTGTTTATTTTCAATCAGTTCGATTTTGTAACCGTCCGGATCTTCCACGAAGGCGATAATGGTACTGCCGCCTTTGACCGGGCCCGCTTCACGGGTTACGTTGCCGCCAGCCTGACGAATTTTTTCGCAGGTTGCCGCAACATCATCCACGCCCAGCGCGATGTGGCCGTAAGCGTTGCCCAGATCGTATTTTTCCACGCCCCAGTTGTAGGTCAGTTCAATAACCGCGCCTTCGCTTTCATCGCTGTAGCCAACGAACGCCAGACTGTATTTATACTCCTGATTTTCGCTTTCACGCAGCAGGCGCATGCCCAGTACACGCGTATAAAAATCGAGGGAGCGCTGCATATCGCCAACGCGCAGCATGGTATGAAGTAAGCGCATAGTTTTCTCCTGAAAAAAGAGTGTCATCATCCGATAACGGTCAAAAAAGCGTAGTACAAACGTGCGATTCAGGGGACGGAACTGGGAGGACAAAGAAATAGACCAGTCGTCTTGAAGCGCACGTTTTTTAATTTAGCTGGACGGCAACAGCTGTAAAATTGCCGCCAGCGCATGGGTTAACGCGCTGCCGTCACGACGTATCTTGCTCTGTAAACTGGCACCCAGCCAGAGCGAGTAGAGCGTCTGGGCCATCACATCTGGATCAAGGCTGAACGGTAATGCGCGCTGAGCTGCCGCGTTGCGTAATACCGATGCCAGAATCGCCGTTTGTGCGGCTGCGCCGCGTTCCAGCGCCAGCCGCATCTCTTCAGAGAGATCGCACACTTCCGCCGAAATTTTTACTGCCAGACAATTTTCTATGTGACCGGTTTCGCGAAAGCGCTGCTCGGCCTGTTGATAATAGCGCAGTAAACGTTCCCGTGGCGTATCCTGATGGCTGGCGAACCAGCCGGACATATCCTGTTGCAGAGCGCTGAAATAGCGTTCAAGCATCGCCACGCCAAAGGCTTCTTTCGAGCGAAAATAGTGGTAAAACGATCCCTTCGGCACGCCAGCCCGGCTGAGCAGTTCGCTCAGGCCCATGCCGGTAAAACCGCGCTGTAAACAAAGCTGCTCGCCGATAGCGAGCAGATGTTCACGGGTATCTTGTCGGGTCGTTTTACTCATAGCGTTCAGAGTAATAGACCAGTTGGTCTAATGCAACCCTACTGCGTCTGACAGTTTTTCAACAGATCGCGTCCCGGCTGATAGAGAGCGGTTTGAATATTCATCATCCCCAGCAGCGTATGGAACACGTTGTCCTGCGATATCTCATCCTGTTGGGCATGCTGGCGCAGACATTTTTCGTTGATGCCAAAAGTACGGGCATAGTCGGCGGAGAGCCACATCAGGAACGGTATGTGGGTCTGCTGACTGGGCGCGAACAGATAAGGCGCGCCATGCAGATACATCCCATGTTCACCCAGCGATTCACCATGATCGGACAGGTAGATTAGCGCAACGTTAAACCGGCTCTGATAGCTTTTCAGTAAATCGATGGTATCGCTCAGCATCGAATCGGTATAAAGCAGCGTATTATCATAGGTATTCACCAGCGCCTGATGATCGCAGTCCTGAATCTGTTTGCTGTCACAGGTGGGGGTAAACTGGCGCATTTCCGGCGGATAGCGCAGGTAGTAGGCGGGGCCGTGGCTGCCCATCTGATGCAGTACCACTACCGTGTCGTTATTGACGCCATTAATGTAATTCGCCAGGCGGTGCAGCAGAACTTTATCCAGGCAGTAATCGCTTTGGCAGAGCGACTTCAGCTTCCACAGGGTCATATCCGTGTGGGGGATACGATCGCAGACCCCTTTACAGCCGCCATCGTTTTCTCGCCACATCACATTGACGCCAGCGTGCGCCAGTACATCCATCAATCCTTCCTGATGGCGCGCCAGGTTCGCATCATAATCAGCGCGCGGCATGCCGGAAAACATGCAGGGTACGGAGACAGCCGTTTCGGTACCGCATGAGGTGGCGTGCGGATAGTAGATGACGTTTTGCTGTTTCAGCCTGGGATTTGTTTCACGCTCGTAGCCACCAAGCGAGAAATTCTCCGCCCGTGCCGTTTCGCCCACCACAAATATCACCAGCGTTTTTTTCTGTGCGGCCTGAATCAATGGGCCTTTATGGGCGTCCTGACCGATACGTACCAGCGCCTTATTGCCCTGTAGCCAGCGGTTGTCAACGTAGTGAATGGCACCGCTTATCACGTTCGGTGGCGTGACCATTTTCACCAGCCCCTTATTATTGCGAAACAGCGAGGCGTAATCTTTATACATCAACACCGCGATCAGCAGGATCAGCAATGCCGAGCCGATGCACCAAAGCGCGCGCATCGCCAGCGCAAACCACCAGGGATGCGGCTGACGTATACGAATCAGCACGATAACAACTGAGGGCAGCACGCCCATCAGCAGCATCCAGATAATATATCTGGGGCTCAGCAGAGCAGTGGCTTCCTGCAAATCCGTCTCGAAAACGTTCTGCACCATATTGGTATCGATAACCGTACCGAAGCTGTACATAAAATAGTTAGCCGCTGCACCGCACAGCAGCAAAATAATTAACAGCGGCTTACCTATCCACGGCAAAATCAGCAAATTAAAAATCAGCATAAAGGCGCAAAATAGTACCAGCGGAACAGAAGCGATAAACAGGTAATCCTGTAGCTGATCCAGCGGTGTCCTTTCAGCCGCGCGGATAATAAACATACCGTTAAGGATGAAAGTGAAAAACAGGGCGCAGATAGCCAGAAACAGGGATTCACTACAGCGAAACGTTTTTAGTTGCAGCATAATTAAATTTAACTAAAGAATTTGTCTTCAGCTTAGCGGATAAAAATTAATAAAACCTTAACGGATGCAGACATGCGATCTTCAGACATCTGGCGCTACCTAAAACGGTGAATTAGCCGCGCTGGCAGACACTTTTGCTACGGTTAGCTTGCACTTCAGGCTGAAGCTGGCTTCAATGAAAGATGCGGTTAAACAGGAGGCAATGTGGCGGAGCAGCTTGAATTTTTCCCGGTGCCAAGCCCGTGCCGTGGCATCTGTCAGTCAGACGAGCGCGGCTATTGCCGTGGCTGTATGCGTAGCCGCGACGAGCGCTTTAACTGGATGAAATATAGCGATGCGCGTAAGCGTGAAGTATTGCGGCTTTGTCGTCAGCGTTATTTGCGTTTGCACCGTGCGGATAAAGCATCTGAATCGGCGGAAGCGCCGCAGCAGCCTTCACTTTTTTAACGCCGGACGGTCGTTAGCGTGGATGAGCGTCTATCGTGTCGTAAAGAAACGCAAAAACGCTGGCATACAGCGGCTGAAAAGGCCGTTTCTGTCCATGCTGTAAGAGGATAAACGGAATTAATTCTCAGGAGGTTAAATGAAACGTTACGGTTTAGCAGCGCTGGCGCTGCTGATAACAGGCTTCGCGCAGGCAGCCAGCCAGCAGGTGACGCTGCATAATGTGACCAGTGATGGTATCGGTGAGTCGGTTGGCACCGTCAGGATTGATGAAACCCCGTTGGGCCTGACGTTTACGCCCAGCCTTTCTCAGCTGCCGCCGGGCGTGCATGGTTTCCATGTGCATGCTAATGGCAGCTGCGCGCCAGCGGTCAGCGAAGGTAAAAGCGTGCCTGCCGGTGCGGCTGGTGGACATTTCGATCCGCAGAACAGCGGCAAGCATCTTGGCCCGTGGGGAGAAGGTCATCTCGGCGATCTGCCCGCGCTGTACGTGACGCAGGAGGGATCTGCCAGCTATCCGGTACTTGCACCGAGGCTGAAAAAAATCAGCGACATTTCCGGCAGGGCATTGATGTTACATATGGGGGGTGATAACCACAGTGACACGCCACAACCGCTCGGTGGCGGTGGCGCACGCTATGCCTGCGGCGTCATTAAATAATTTCCTGACGGCCTGCTTTTCGCCTTATTATCCACGCTGACGCGTCGGTCTCTATTACCTGAAGATCGGCGTCGTCTATTAGCGATTTCGTTGTACGCGGCGTCAGTTGTATAAACGCTGCTGTACGACAAAGGGAAAAAAATCGCATTTTTTGCACGCTTCAGAACAATTCTTTGTTCATCATCAGCAATTTGCCGCTTTGTCACAGGTAATCTTCTATCAGTAAAGTTCTGTTTGCTGGCGCTTATCCATTCAGGATTTTTAACGGAAGTTTTGAGGCGAAGCTCATTGTTGTAATGAACGATCTCGGCATGATTACCCACGCGGAAAGGTTTTTTGGAATGGAGAAAATAAGCCGCCGCGATAACAATGGGTATCGGGTTCGTTAACTAAGAGAATCGATGCCGCTGACAACGCTGTTCCTGGCCTTGTACCAGCGATCTTCGGCTGACCTGTCGCTATGTTTTCAGGGAAGCGTTGACGCTGAGAGCGGGGAACGGAATAGCGTTATTACTATTATCCAAAATGGCGTTCGGATGCGATGCATTCTTTTATCGACGCGGACAGCACGATGTCCGTCTGCTATGCATAGAAAGCGCGATTTTTATTTAGCGACGTAGATTATTAGCAGGCTCTTATCACAACTGGTAAACATTCGGAATGAATAAACAAAAAGCAGGCAGAGGATTTTGACGGGTTTTGCCCTGGCTGCGCCTTGCGAAGCGCCCTGGAACTGGCGTAGGGCTTTTCATCAGGGGAGGCTGCAATTGAGTTTTACCCTGGAAACTCGCAGAATAGACTAAAATCATGCTTGATTGCTAGCAAGCTAATTATAAGGAGATGAACTTGGATACGCCATTAGGAACGGATTTGGCACGCTTAGTGCGCATCTGGCGTGCACTTATCGATCAACGTCTTAAACCGCTGGAACTTACTCAGACACATTGGGTTACTCTGCATAATATTCATCAGCTGCCTCCTCATCAGTCTCAGATTCAATTGGCTAAAGCGATCGGCATCGAGCAGCCTTCGCTGGTGCGTACCCTTGATCAGCTGGAAGATAAAGGGCTGATTGTGCGCTGTACCTGTGCTAACGATCGGCGAGCAAAACGCATTAAGCTGACCAAAGCCGCAGAACCGGTTATCCAACAGGTAGAACACGTTATTGATGCCACCCGTGACGATATACTGTCAGGTATTTCGAAGCGCGAAGTCGATCAGATGATTACGTTGGTTGCCCGGTTGGAAAAGAATATTGTCGAGTTGCAGAAAAAAAGTGAATAGCAACAACGATGAAAAAACCGACGCAACGCGCGTCGGTTTTTGTTGTGTCGTACAGCGCGATTATTGTGGGGAGACGGTAATCTGGCTGCCGTTTGACGCCAGCATCACGCGCTGCCCAACGGAATAACGGCTGGCTGTCTGTTTCTGTACCACCAAAATGGTGTTGCCGTCATCTTTACGAATGCCCAGTTCCACACCATCCGCTTTGTTAATGGCTCCCTGAACTCCCTGACCCGCCATGCCGCCCAGAATTGCGCCACCAGCCGTTGCCAGGCTGCGTCCCGCACCGCCGCCAACGGTATTGCCTAAAAAGCCGCCAAGCACCGCGCCGCCAATTGCACCGATAACGTTATTCTCATCGCCACCCTGAATTTTAACCGGACGTACGGAGACAAGCGTACCGTAGCTGACATTCTGTACCTGTTTGGCTTCACTGGCGCTGTATACGTCGCCAGAAAGCGTATCCGTATTAGTACAGCCTGCCAGCGTCATGCCAGCCAGCGCCACGACAAATAAACGCTTAATCATATAAAGCTCCTTTCATGATTGTTGACTGCATCGAAAAGGCAGCCATAGATAGTTCATTATATGGCATAACCTCCGTCTGTTTCAGCCCGCTGTAAATCAGACGATGGCAGAGCATAGACCGCGATGGGTAAACAAAATTTCAATAGTACCGGGAAAATATTATACCCGAATCTGAAAACGCCGTGTTGTCTATAAAAAACAATAATTAATCATAGAATTACCCGCTGGTTTTTGCCAGGCTGTAACCACTCTGACGGCTTTTTCCGCGAGGAAGTAAGGTAACGTGATGAAATCGGGACGCTATATAGGCGTAATGTCCGGCACTAGTCTTGATGGCGTAGATGTGGTGCTGGCGGCCATTGACGAGCAGGTAGTGGCGCAGCAGGCAAGTTACTGTCACCCTGTGCCACAGGCGTTGCGACAGGAACTGCTGGCGATTAATCAGGGGCAAAACCTGACGCTTTCACAGCTTGGACGGCTGGATACGCGACTGGGGCGTCTGTTTGCCGAAGCGGTGTTGACCCTGATGCAACAGCAGAATCTGAAGGCGGAAGATATTGTTGCTATTGGCTGCCATGGGCAAACCGTCTGGCATGAACCGCTGGGCGATGCCCCCTGTACGCTACAGATTGGTGATAATAATCAAATCGCTGCCGCTACGGGCATCACGGTAGTCGGCGATTTTCGTCGGCGGGATATGGCACTGGGCGGGCAGGGCGCGCCGCTGGTGCCCGCTTTCCATCAGGCGTTGCTGATGCATCCGCAGGAGCGACGTATGGTGCTGAATATCGGCGGCATCGCTAATCTTTCGCTGTTGATCCCCGGCAGGCCGGTTGGCGGCTATGATACCGGACCGGGCAACATGCTGATGGATGCCTGGGTCTGGCGTCATTGCGGGCTGCCGTATGATAAAGAGGGTGCCTGGGCCAGCAGCGGAACGGTGATTGTGCCGCTGCTGAAGCAGATGCTGAGCGATGCCTGGTTTTCTCTGCCTGCGCCTAAAAGCACCGGCAGAGAATATTTTAATGCAGGCTGGATCGAGCGGCAG
The sequence above is a segment of the Mixta intestinalis genome. Coding sequences within it:
- a CDS encoding YnhF family membrane protein, yielding MKLALCTAAAALSLILAFSLTAATH
- a CDS encoding C40 family peptidase: MRLLIALFMLAFAQLFFNVAQASPQAPVKASQHKIDKKSAREDERRKRRPVKTTSKKSRLTTAEKSKLNKKSKPVKNGSARLTKVGHHAATVTAAKSGSAKMSSIKTAKLRYGHHRGELHHDEVEFTDATHGPLVLTRAHRERYQRARETAMNKLMNQLGKPYLWGGSSPHTGFDCSGLVWYAYKDVLKFKIPRTANEMYHLRDAAPVSRGALEKGDLVFFRITNRGAADHVGVYLGNGRFIQSPRTGKDIQISQLSDDYWQRHYVGARRVMTPRTVR
- a CDS encoding Grx4 family monothiol glutaredoxin is translated as MMSTVEKIQRQIAENPILLYMKGSPKLPSCGFSAQTVQALSACGERFAYVDILQNPDIRAELPKYANWPTFPQLWVDGELVGGCDIVIEMFQRGELQTLIKETAEKYKEAE
- the rnt gene encoding ribonuclease T — encoded protein: MSESKQLNALSDRFRGFYPVVIDVETAGFNAKTDALLEIAAITLKMDADGWLQRDQTLHFHVEPFEGAVLQPEALAFNGIDPHNPLRGAVSEYDALHEIFKQVRKGLKDCGCNRAIMVAHNANFDHSFMMAAAERVGLKRNPFHPFATFDTAALSGLVVGQTVLAKACKAAGIAFDASQAHSALYDTERTTELFCELVNRWKRLGGWPPLPVEEDMSVENMLTAEK
- the gloA gene encoding lactoylglutathione lyase; amino-acid sequence: MRLLHTMLRVGDMQRSLDFYTRVLGMRLLRESENQEYKYSLAFVGYSDESEGAVIELTYNWGVEKYDLGNAYGHIALGVDDVAATCEKIRQAGGNVTREAGPVKGGSTIIAFVEDPDGYKIELIENKQAGQGLGQ
- a CDS encoding TetR/AcrR family transcriptional regulator → MSKTTRQDTREHLLAIGEQLCLQRGFTGMGLSELLSRAGVPKGSFYHYFRSKEAFGVAMLERYFSALQQDMSGWFASHQDTPRERLLRYYQQAEQRFRETGHIENCLAVKISAEVCDLSEEMRLALERGAAAQTAILASVLRNAAAQRALPFSLDPDVMAQTLYSLWLGASLQSKIRRDGSALTHALAAILQLLPSS
- the eptA gene encoding phosphoethanolamine transferase EptA, giving the protein MLQLKTFRCSESLFLAICALFFTFILNGMFIIRAAERTPLDQLQDYLFIASVPLVLFCAFMLIFNLLILPWIGKPLLIILLLCGAAANYFMYSFGTVIDTNMVQNVFETDLQEATALLSPRYIIWMLLMGVLPSVVIVLIRIRQPHPWWFALAMRALWCIGSALLILLIAVLMYKDYASLFRNNKGLVKMVTPPNVISGAIHYVDNRWLQGNKALVRIGQDAHKGPLIQAAQKKTLVIFVVGETARAENFSLGGYERETNPRLKQQNVIYYPHATSCGTETAVSVPCMFSGMPRADYDANLARHQEGLMDVLAHAGVNVMWRENDGGCKGVCDRIPHTDMTLWKLKSLCQSDYCLDKVLLHRLANYINGVNNDTVVVLHQMGSHGPAYYLRYPPEMRQFTPTCDSKQIQDCDHQALVNTYDNTLLYTDSMLSDTIDLLKSYQSRFNVALIYLSDHGESLGEHGMYLHGAPYLFAPSQQTHIPFLMWLSADYARTFGINEKCLRQHAQQDEISQDNVFHTLLGMMNIQTALYQPGRDLLKNCQTQ
- a CDS encoding DUF1289 domain-containing protein, with the translated sequence MAEQLEFFPVPSPCRGICQSDERGYCRGCMRSRDERFNWMKYSDARKREVLRLCRQRYLRLHRADKASESAEAPQQPSLF
- the sodC gene encoding superoxide dismutase family protein — protein: MKRYGLAALALLITGFAQAASQQVTLHNVTSDGIGESVGTVRIDETPLGLTFTPSLSQLPPGVHGFHVHANGSCAPAVSEGKSVPAGAAGGHFDPQNSGKHLGPWGEGHLGDLPALYVTQEGSASYPVLAPRLKKISDISGRALMLHMGGDNHSDTPQPLGGGGARYACGVIK
- the slyA gene encoding transcriptional regulator SlyA; this encodes MNLDTPLGTDLARLVRIWRALIDQRLKPLELTQTHWVTLHNIHQLPPHQSQIQLAKAIGIEQPSLVRTLDQLEDKGLIVRCTCANDRRAKRIKLTKAAEPVIQQVEHVIDATRDDILSGISKREVDQMITLVARLEKNIVELQKKSE
- a CDS encoding glycine zipper 2TM domain-containing protein; its protein translation is MIKRLFVVALAGMTLAGCTNTDTLSGDVYSASEAKQVQNVSYGTLVSVRPVKIQGGDENNVIGAIGGAVLGGFLGNTVGGGAGRSLATAGGAILGGMAGQGVQGAINKADGVELGIRKDDGNTILVVQKQTASRYSVGQRVMLASNGSQITVSPQ
- the anmK gene encoding anhydro-N-acetylmuramic acid kinase; the protein is MKSGRYIGVMSGTSLDGVDVVLAAIDEQVVAQQASYCHPVPQALRQELLAINQGQNLTLSQLGRLDTRLGRLFAEAVLTLMQQQNLKAEDIVAIGCHGQTVWHEPLGDAPCTLQIGDNNQIAAATGITVVGDFRRRDMALGGQGAPLVPAFHQALLMHPQERRMVLNIGGIANLSLLIPGRPVGGYDTGPGNMLMDAWVWRHCGLPYDKEGAWASSGTVIVPLLKQMLSDAWFSLPAPKSTGREYFNAGWIERQLGYFPGLAPQDVQATLLELTAVTVSEQVLLSGGCERLLVCGGGARNPLLMARLAALLAGTEVLTTDAAGISGDDMEGLAFAWLAWRTLNGLPGNLPSVTGAREASVLGAIYPANRPQSSTYAG